The Nitriliruptor alkaliphilus DSM 45188 genome includes a region encoding these proteins:
- a CDS encoding DMT family transporter: protein MTAWGVLFLAGLLEIVWSLALDRADGLTRPGWAAFGMVTATASLLLLSFSLREIPLGTAYAVWVAIGTVGVATVGMVALDEPATLARLAAISLIVVGVVGLHATET, encoded by the coding sequence ATGACCGCCTGGGGTGTGCTCTTCCTGGCTGGCCTGCTGGAGATCGTCTGGTCCCTCGCGCTGGACCGCGCCGACGGGCTGACCCGGCCGGGCTGGGCCGCCTTCGGCATGGTCACCGCGACCGCCAGCCTGCTCCTGCTCTCCTTCTCGCTGCGGGAGATCCCGCTCGGCACGGCCTACGCCGTCTGGGTCGCCATCGGCACCGTCGGGGTCGCGACCGTCGGGATGGTCGCCCTCGACGAACCGGCAACGCTCGCACGGCTGGCCGCGATCAGCCTCATCGTCGTCGGTGTCGTCGGCCTCCACGCGACCGAGACCTGA
- a CDS encoding arylamine N-acetyltransferase family protein, whose amino-acid sequence MIASLPPRDVDRYLARIGQPRPDALTLASLARLQDAHVRTVPFENLDIHLGRPLSLGTGDLVRKIIDDRRGGFCFELNGLFASLLSTLGYEVVLVAARHRLEDGTLGPAFDHTRILVTVDGHQVVVDVGTGASPRGPVPLDGSVAELPDGSRHRVVARDGRLDSQVQEGDDWTDGWSFDRHAQPLEAFADRCRFHQVDPSSHFTRKPVCTLVTTDGHVTLSDRRLITTSGDQRTEVDVDDPRRVLADTFGVRIPTWPGGTVESSSTSHR is encoded by the coding sequence GTGATCGCCTCCCTGCCGCCACGGGACGTCGACCGGTACCTGGCCCGCATCGGCCAGCCCCGCCCCGACGCCCTGACGCTCGCGTCGCTGGCCCGCCTCCAGGATGCCCACGTGCGGACCGTGCCGTTCGAGAACCTCGACATCCACCTCGGACGGCCGCTGTCGCTGGGCACCGGGGATCTGGTCCGCAAGATCATCGACGACCGCCGGGGCGGGTTCTGCTTCGAGCTCAACGGCCTGTTCGCCTCGCTGCTGAGCACGCTCGGCTACGAGGTCGTCCTGGTCGCCGCCCGCCACCGGCTCGAGGACGGCACGCTCGGTCCGGCGTTCGACCACACGCGGATCCTGGTGACCGTCGACGGGCACCAGGTGGTCGTGGACGTGGGGACCGGCGCATCGCCGCGCGGCCCTGTCCCGCTCGACGGGTCCGTGGCCGAGCTCCCCGACGGCAGCCGCCACCGCGTCGTGGCACGGGACGGCCGGCTCGACTCCCAGGTCCAGGAGGGCGACGACTGGACCGACGGCTGGTCGTTCGACCGGCACGCTCAGCCGCTGGAGGCGTTCGCCGATCGCTGCCGCTTCCACCAGGTCGACCCGTCCTCGCACTTCACGCGGAAGCCGGTCTGCACGTTGGTGACCACCGATGGGCACGTGACGTTGTCCGACCGACGCCTGATCACGACGTCCGGTGACCAGCGCACGGAGGTCGACGTCGACGATCCACGACGGGTCCTGGCCGACACGTTCGGTGTGCGGATCCCGACCTGGCCGGGCGGAACTGTGGAGAGCAGTTCGACGTCCCACCGGTGA
- a CDS encoding cupin domain-containing protein — translation MSSPRSDHARDAATDQHDLEPPGPAMPVRGYVLGPDEGVPGRGTDVKCSAHSTGGSLALYRTVVDGPGPPPHRHTHEDETIVVLEGTMQVECGNDTWTGGPGATFFLPRGLTHTFRSVEGPATILFLVTPGHLDEFFRLKDELSDPTEIAALARRFF, via the coding sequence ATGTCATCACCACGCTCCGACCACGCACGCGACGCAGCCACCGACCAGCACGACCTCGAACCGCCCGGACCGGCCATGCCGGTCCGTGGCTACGTCCTCGGACCCGACGAGGGCGTCCCGGGCCGCGGCACCGACGTCAAGTGCTCAGCGCACAGCACGGGCGGCAGCCTCGCCCTCTACCGCACCGTCGTCGACGGACCGGGCCCACCGCCCCACCGCCACACCCACGAGGACGAGACCATCGTCGTGCTCGAGGGCACGATGCAGGTCGAGTGCGGGAACGACACGTGGACCGGTGGGCCCGGTGCCACGTTCTTCCTCCCGCGCGGACTGACCCACACGTTCCGGTCCGTGGAGGGCCCGGCGACGATCCTGTTCCTCGTCACCCCAGGACACCTCGACGAGTTCTTCCGGCTCAAGGACGAACTCTCGGACCCGACCGAGATCGCCGCACTCGCCCGCCGGTTCTTCTGA
- a CDS encoding pyridoxamine 5'-phosphate oxidase family protein, whose product MTADVPLDPDRFYTPEQRVLQDATDNRALADRLVGAIVTPQLPPEHAAFIASRDFFFLATVDAAGQPTVSYKGGAPGFVHVPDPSTVVFPDYDGNGMFLSLGNVQATARIGMLFLDLETPHRLRVQADASVHDDDPALERFPGANVIVRAQVTAVFVNCGRYIHPHRRVGSSRFVPDTLGAQPYPAWKRIDAFQDVLPAADRGRAADEGGTITPDEYHARVRAGEP is encoded by the coding sequence GTGACCGCCGACGTGCCGCTCGACCCCGACCGCTTCTACACCCCCGAACAGCGCGTGCTGCAGGACGCGACCGACAACCGGGCACTCGCTGACCGGCTGGTGGGCGCGATCGTCACCCCCCAGCTGCCGCCGGAGCACGCCGCGTTCATCGCCTCGCGTGACTTCTTCTTCCTCGCCACCGTCGATGCGGCTGGGCAGCCCACCGTGTCCTACAAGGGAGGCGCGCCCGGGTTCGTCCACGTGCCCGACCCGTCCACCGTGGTGTTCCCCGACTACGACGGCAACGGGATGTTCCTCTCCCTCGGCAACGTGCAGGCCACCGCGCGCATCGGGATGCTGTTCCTCGACCTGGAGACGCCACACCGTCTGCGGGTGCAGGCCGACGCGTCGGTCCACGACGACGATCCGGCGTTGGAGCGGTTCCCCGGCGCGAACGTGATCGTGCGCGCGCAGGTGACCGCGGTCTTCGTGAACTGCGGGCGCTACATCCACCCCCACCGGCGGGTGGGCTCGTCGAGGTTCGTCCCCGACACCCTCGGCGCGCAGCCTTACCCGGCCTGGAAACGCATCGACGCATTCCAGGACGTCCTCCCCGCTGCGGACCGTGGACGGGCCGCCGACGAGGGAGGCACCATCACGCCCGACGAGTACCACGCCCGTGTGCGTGCCGGAGAGCCGTGA
- a CDS encoding sigma-70 family RNA polymerase sigma factor — protein MPEELDRIFRAEFGQAVATLIRVFGDIDLAEDAVQEAFVVAARTWPSRGLPPNPGGWITTTARRRAIDRLRREAQRDDRQAQAALLQEQTTGREEVGPVSDDQLRLIFTCCHPALAVETRVALTLRLLGGLTTAEIARAFLVSDSAMEQRLVRAKRKIRATHLPYRVPEEHELPERLRGVLAVVYLVFNEGYLPTAGGEVARADLCTEAIRLARLLAALMPDEPEVLGLLALLLLTEARRRARASAGALVTLPDQDRSRWDRELIAEGQELVRRCLRRNTPGPYQLQAAINAVHSDAPAWEATDWRQILTLYDQLAALARSPVVTLNRAVAVAEVEGPEAALAQLEGLALERSHLLHATRADLLGRLGRHDAAAAAYRRARELTDNEAERRFIDDQLDDLGPPGHTP, from the coding sequence ATGCCCGAGGAGCTCGACCGGATCTTCCGTGCCGAGTTCGGTCAGGCGGTCGCGACGCTCATCCGCGTGTTCGGCGACATCGACCTCGCCGAGGACGCGGTCCAGGAAGCGTTCGTCGTGGCCGCCCGGACCTGGCCGAGCCGTGGCCTACCACCGAACCCAGGTGGGTGGATCACCACGACCGCTCGGCGACGCGCGATCGACCGGCTCCGGCGCGAGGCCCAGCGCGACGACCGGCAGGCGCAGGCAGCGCTCCTCCAGGAGCAGACGACGGGGCGAGAGGAGGTGGGGCCGGTGAGCGACGACCAGCTGCGGCTGATCTTCACGTGCTGCCACCCCGCCCTCGCCGTCGAGACGCGCGTGGCCTTGACCCTGCGGTTGCTCGGCGGCCTGACCACCGCCGAGATCGCGCGGGCGTTCCTCGTCTCCGACAGCGCCATGGAGCAGCGACTCGTGCGCGCCAAACGCAAGATCCGGGCGACCCACCTGCCCTACCGGGTCCCGGAGGAGCACGAGCTCCCCGAGCGGCTGCGCGGCGTCCTCGCCGTGGTCTACCTGGTGTTCAACGAGGGCTACCTCCCGACCGCCGGCGGCGAGGTCGCACGAGCGGACCTGTGCACCGAAGCCATCCGGCTGGCGCGGCTCCTCGCGGCGCTCATGCCGGACGAACCGGAGGTCCTCGGACTGTTGGCGCTCCTGCTCCTGACCGAGGCCCGACGACGCGCTCGCGCGTCCGCGGGTGCGCTCGTCACCCTGCCGGACCAGGATCGCTCGAGGTGGGACCGGGAGCTGATCGCGGAGGGGCAGGAGCTGGTGCGACGGTGCCTCCGCCGGAACACGCCGGGTCCCTACCAGCTCCAGGCCGCGATCAACGCGGTGCACAGCGACGCGCCAGCGTGGGAGGCCACGGACTGGCGCCAGATCCTGACGCTCTACGACCAGCTCGCGGCACTGGCGCGGTCGCCGGTCGTCACGCTCAACCGGGCCGTCGCCGTCGCCGAGGTCGAGGGACCCGAGGCAGCCCTGGCGCAGCTCGAGGGACTCGCCCTGGAACGCTCGCACCTGCTGCACGCGACACGAGCCGACCTGCTCGGCCGCCTCGGCCGGCACGACGCGGCGGCCGCGGCGTACCGGAGGGCCCGCGAGCTGACCGACAACGAGGCCGAGCGCCGGTTCATCGACGACCAGCTGGACGACCTCGGACCTCCGGGCCACACGCCCTGA
- a CDS encoding DUF5946 family protein — translation METPTACDRCAAVDCEARFHACLAADFSDPAYGVVHHLVVPTYGLQHGWYTEQAAPRLVEFVLDHLDREPTDHDRREIRRLTDGATRVRARGPGAAPVAWQHNVADVDVASAEAYVATVRAWAASVARTCDTTPGSAEHGR, via the coding sequence ATGGAGACCCCGACCGCCTGCGACCGCTGTGCAGCCGTCGACTGCGAAGCGAGGTTCCACGCCTGCCTCGCCGCGGACTTCTCCGATCCCGCCTATGGGGTCGTGCACCACCTGGTCGTACCCACCTACGGTCTGCAGCACGGCTGGTACACGGAGCAGGCCGCACCCCGGCTCGTCGAGTTCGTCCTCGATCACCTCGACCGCGAACCGACCGACCACGACCGCCGGGAGATCCGCCGCCTGACCGACGGCGCGACACGCGTCCGTGCACGTGGACCCGGCGCAGCCCCCGTGGCCTGGCAGCACAACGTCGCCGACGTGGACGTGGCCAGCGCCGAGGCGTACGTGGCGACGGTCCGCGCATGGGCCGCGTCGGTGGCCCGAACGTGCGACACCACCCCCGGGAGCGCCGAACACGGGCGGTGA
- a CDS encoding TetR/AcrR family transcriptional regulator — MAARGRPRTFDRDAALAIAMEHFWERGYEGTSISDLTTAMAITPTSLYAAFGSKEALFREAVARYNAADTSPTDRALAADTHVRDAIRAVLRDNADAYVDPATPRGCMVVLAGTNLTTDNARIGRHLTELRHADEDKLRQRIQRAADEGQLSPAADVDALAAYVLTVLQGLAVQARDGCTRAKAHAIVDHAMAGWDRMAHDA; from the coding sequence TTGGCCGCTCGAGGACGTCCCCGCACCTTCGATCGCGACGCCGCCCTCGCGATCGCGATGGAGCACTTCTGGGAACGCGGCTACGAAGGCACCTCGATCAGCGACCTCACGACGGCGATGGCCATCACTCCCACGAGCCTGTACGCCGCCTTCGGATCCAAGGAAGCGCTCTTCCGTGAGGCGGTCGCGCGCTACAACGCCGCCGACACCTCCCCCACCGACCGCGCCCTCGCCGCCGACACCCACGTCCGGGACGCCATCCGCGCCGTGCTCCGTGACAACGCCGACGCCTACGTCGACCCCGCCACACCCCGGGGGTGCATGGTCGTGCTGGCCGGGACGAACCTCACCACCGACAACGCCCGGATCGGCCGGCACCTGACCGAACTCCGCCACGCCGACGAGGACAAGCTCCGCCAGCGGATCCAGCGCGCCGCAGACGAGGGCCAACTGTCCCCAGCCGCCGACGTCGACGCCCTCGCGGCCTACGTGCTCACCGTCCTGCAAGGCCTGGCCGTCCAAGCACGCGACGGCTGCACCCGCGCCAAGGCCCACGCCATCGTCGACCACGCCATGGCCGGCTGGGACCGCATGGCCCACGACGCGTGA
- a CDS encoding YciI family protein produces the protein MPDYLLSVVYPPDAVPPTPSELEEITARVDAFHAEVQAAGAWVFGGGLHDPSTATVVHPGDGETLITDGPFAETKEVVGGLSIIRAADLDEALRWAEKAALATTVPIEVRPFVDDAG, from the coding sequence ATGCCCGACTACCTGCTGTCCGTCGTCTACCCACCCGACGCCGTCCCACCGACACCGTCCGAGCTCGAGGAGATCACCGCCCGGGTGGATGCGTTCCACGCGGAGGTCCAAGCCGCGGGAGCGTGGGTCTTCGGCGGCGGGCTGCACGACCCCTCGACCGCGACGGTGGTCCACCCCGGCGACGGTGAGACCTTGATCACCGATGGACCGTTCGCTGAGACCAAGGAGGTCGTCGGCGGCTTGTCGATCATCCGGGCTGCCGACCTCGACGAGGCACTGCGGTGGGCCGAGAAGGCGGCTCTCGCCACGACGGTGCCGATCGAGGTCCGACCGTTCGTGGACGACGCCGGGTGA
- a CDS encoding SDR family NAD(P)-dependent oxidoreductase, with amino-acid sequence MSDLEGRVAVVTGGSRGIGAAVVRRLAADGADVVLTYRDAADRATAVVDEVERLGRRGLAVQADVRDPAAVEAAMEAAAARFGCIDLLVNNAGVFPVATIEELTLEDYQEATEIHVRGVFAGVRAALVHMPDGGRIVTIGSSLAERVPDAGLSLYSLTKAALVGFTKGLARDLGPRGICATVVHPGSIDTEMNPADGPHADGERALTALGRYGRPDEIAAMVAHLCGPGGGYVTGVALTVDGGATA; translated from the coding sequence GTGAGCGATCTGGAGGGACGCGTCGCCGTCGTGACGGGTGGGAGCCGGGGGATCGGCGCGGCCGTCGTTCGGCGGTTGGCTGCCGATGGCGCCGACGTGGTGCTGACCTACCGCGATGCTGCCGACCGGGCGACGGCGGTGGTCGACGAGGTCGAGCGGCTCGGCCGCCGAGGCCTGGCGGTCCAGGCCGACGTGCGTGATCCAGCCGCGGTCGAGGCGGCGATGGAGGCCGCTGCGGCCCGCTTCGGGTGCATCGATCTGCTCGTCAACAACGCGGGGGTCTTCCCGGTGGCCACCATCGAGGAGTTGACCCTCGAGGACTACCAGGAGGCCACCGAGATCCACGTCCGGGGCGTCTTCGCCGGGGTGCGAGCGGCCCTGGTCCACATGCCCGACGGTGGCCGGATCGTGACGATCGGTAGCAGCCTGGCGGAGCGTGTGCCCGACGCCGGTCTGAGCTTGTACTCGTTGACCAAGGCTGCGCTGGTCGGGTTCACCAAGGGCCTCGCGCGAGACCTCGGTCCCCGCGGCATCTGCGCGACCGTCGTGCACCCTGGCTCGATCGACACGGAGATGAACCCGGCTGACGGTCCCCACGCGGACGGCGAGCGCGCCCTGACCGCGCTCGGCCGGTACGGGCGTCCCGACGAGATCGCGGCGATGGTCGCCCACCTGTGCGGGCCCGGCGGCGGCTACGTCACCGGTGTCGCCCTCACCGTGGACGGAGGTGCGACCGCATGA